Proteins from a genomic interval of Aureimonas sp. AU20:
- a CDS encoding alpha/beta fold hydrolase — protein sequence MRLVFIPAFACDGDLCEPLVPLLRPDFDCETVTPAEPDLAACAKLVLNQMGDAPFLVAGTSFGGHVAREVALMAPYQVRGLIVMGAGPAGVSDRAPLERRRAAIEADGGAEMLEDMARRIVFEPEGRGQEAADAFRRMTERAPASRLLAQNEALATRPDRTGDLSRITCPALLIWGADDQFSPPGAGQGMAEALPDARFVLLEECGHLPSLETPMRVAAEIRRRFVPELPTGA from the coding sequence ATGCGTCTTGTCTTCATTCCCGCCTTCGCCTGCGACGGCGATCTTTGCGAGCCCCTGGTGCCGCTGCTGCGGCCCGATTTCGACTGCGAAACCGTGACCCCCGCCGAGCCCGATCTTGCGGCATGCGCCAAGCTCGTTCTGAACCAGATGGGCGATGCGCCCTTTCTCGTCGCCGGCACGTCCTTCGGCGGCCATGTGGCGCGCGAGGTGGCGCTGATGGCCCCCTACCAAGTGCGCGGGCTGATCGTCATGGGCGCGGGGCCGGCGGGCGTAAGCGACCGCGCGCCGCTGGAGCGCCGGCGCGCGGCGATCGAGGCCGATGGTGGGGCGGAGATGCTGGAGGATATGGCGCGGCGCATCGTGTTCGAGCCCGAAGGGCGCGGCCAGGAAGCCGCCGACGCCTTTCGCCGCATGACGGAGCGCGCTCCGGCAAGCCGGCTTCTGGCGCAGAACGAGGCGCTGGCGACGCGGCCCGACCGGACGGGCGATCTGTCCCGCATCACCTGCCCGGCGCTCTTGATCTGGGGTGCGGACGACCAGTTCTCGCCGCCCGGCGCGGGCCAGGGCATGGCCGAGGCGCTGCCCGATGCCCGCTTCGTGCTTCTGGAGGAATGCGGCCACCTGCCGAGCCTGGAGACGCCGATGCGGGTCGCCGCCGAAATCCGCCGCCGCTTCGTGCCGGAGTTGCCGACCGGAGCGTGA
- a CDS encoding aldo/keto reductase, translated as MQKRPLGRTGLHVSRICLGTMTFGEQNTESEAHAQLDRAVEAGVDFLDMAELYPIPPKAETQGATERFIGSWLKARGLRDRVLIATKVVGRSDSTWFRRDASKPRLDLANIREALEGSLKRLGVEAIDLYQVHWPDRPTSGFGSVPTRWKSPAADPTEVPIEETLDALGQLVCEGKIRHLGLSNESAWGTMRYLAHAERTDAPRVASIQNAYNLLNRVFEPALAEVALREDVGLLAYSPLGQGYLTGKYANGARPEGSRKALFDRLQRYEKPGTAEAVDAYVALAREFGLQPATFANAFVLAQPFVTATIIGATTMAQLEECLAAEDVVWTDEMQAAVDAVHQRVGNPAP; from the coding sequence ATGCAGAAACGCCCCCTCGGCCGCACCGGCCTCCATGTCAGCCGCATCTGCCTCGGCACGATGACTTTCGGCGAGCAGAACACGGAGAGCGAGGCCCATGCGCAGCTCGACCGCGCGGTCGAGGCAGGCGTCGATTTCCTCGACATGGCCGAGCTCTACCCGATCCCGCCCAAGGCCGAGACGCAGGGCGCGACGGAGCGCTTCATCGGCTCCTGGCTGAAGGCGCGGGGCCTGCGAGATCGGGTCTTGATCGCCACCAAGGTCGTGGGTCGCTCGGACTCCACCTGGTTCCGGCGGGACGCGTCCAAGCCGCGCCTGGACCTTGCCAATATCCGCGAAGCGCTGGAAGGCTCGCTGAAGCGCCTCGGCGTCGAGGCGATCGACCTTTATCAGGTCCACTGGCCCGACCGGCCGACCTCCGGCTTCGGCTCGGTGCCGACCCGCTGGAAGTCGCCCGCCGCCGACCCCACCGAAGTGCCGATCGAGGAAACGCTCGACGCGCTGGGGCAGCTGGTTTGCGAGGGCAAAATCCGCCATCTCGGCCTGTCCAACGAGTCGGCCTGGGGCACGATGCGCTATCTCGCCCATGCCGAGCGCACCGACGCGCCGCGCGTCGCCAGCATTCAGAACGCCTACAACCTTCTGAACCGCGTTTTCGAGCCGGCGCTGGCGGAAGTGGCGCTGCGCGAGGATGTCGGCCTTCTCGCCTATTCCCCGCTCGGCCAGGGCTATCTCACCGGCAAATACGCCAATGGCGCTCGGCCCGAGGGCTCGCGCAAGGCGCTGTTCGATCGCCTCCAGCGCTACGAAAAGCCCGGCACGGCCGAGGCGGTGGACGCCTATGTGGCCTTGGCGCGCGAGTTCGGCCTCCAGCCCGCGACCTTCGCCAACGCCTTCGTCCTGGCGCAGCCCTTCGTGACGGCGACGATCATCGGCGCCACCACCATGGCGCAGCTGGAGGAATGTCTGGCGGCGGAAGACGTCGTCTGGACCGACGAGATGCAGGCGGCGGTGGACGCCGTGCACCAGCGCGTGGGCAATCCCGCGCCCTGA